A window of Micromonospora eburnea genomic DNA:
CGCTAGGCGGCCGAGGACAGCCCCGCCGTCAGATGACGGGGCGACACAGGCAGGTGGCCACGCGGCACAGGTCGACCGCGCGCCGTTTGGTGAGGAGCGTCCCCATGGGGACGGACACTACCAGCCAGCTCGGCCGATGCCACCGGCCCGACCAGCATCCGGGACACGGCGTGGGACCGCGGAAGGCCGGCTGCCGGGTCGTGAGCGGGACTGCCGCCAGCCGGGGCGGGTGGCGTCCCGCCGGTCACCCGGCGGTGTTGATCGGCACGTTCTGCGCGTCGGCGGTGACCAACAGGCCGTCCGGCTTCGGTTCCACCTTGCGGACGGTGAGCTGGAACGGCAGTTCGGGCAGGGGCAGGTTGACCGAGATGCTGTTGGCGTAGTTGGCCAGCAGCCTCCGGGCCAGCGGCAGATTCGGCAGGCCCTCGGCGGTGAGATCGTCGAACCGCAGCCCCACCTTGCCGTCGGTCACGGTCAGGTCGGCGGTGCCGGTGACGGTGAGCCTGGTGCCGAGGATGTCCGCCGGCGCGGTGACGACGAGCTTGCCGTCCCGCTCGCCGAGGGTGAGCCCCGGCCGGTCGAGGAGCTTGGCCATGCTGTCGTAGGAGACGGTGGCACGGCCGTCGACGCGCTCGGCGACCACGTCACCCCGACGGGTACGCAGCGTGTCCAGCGACGCCCGTACGTTGTGGGCGTCCACGTCGAGCCGAGGCACGCTGACCGCGTCGCCCTGCACGTTGCCCTGCACGTCGGTCAGCACGATCGAGATGCGCTCGTACTTCCCGTCGAGCACCTGGGTGACGAACGGGAACCCGGCCACCTCGACCGTGGGCGCCCCGGACCGTACGTCCTTCCGGGCGACCTCCTGCCGCACCTGCTCGGCGATGGCCCGCTCGGCCACCCCGGCCGCCACCCGGTCGACGACCACCAGCAGCCCGCCGAGCACCAGCAGCAGGACGACGAAACCGATCAGGACCTTCCGGCCGCGTCGCCGCGGCCGATCCCCGTACGCCCCGTGCGCCTGCGCCACGCCGCCTCCTCCTCGCCGTCCGCTGT
This region includes:
- a CDS encoding Ms5788A family Cys-rich leader peptide, which encodes MGTLLTKRRAVDLCRVATCLCRPVI
- a CDS encoding DUF2993 domain-containing protein, which codes for MAQAHGAYGDRPRRRGRKVLIGFVVLLLVLGGLLVVVDRVAAGVAERAIAEQVRQEVARKDVRSGAPTVEVAGFPFVTQVLDGKYERISIVLTDVQGNVQGDAVSVPRLDVDAHNVRASLDTLRTRRGDVVAERVDGRATVSYDSMAKLLDRPGLTLGERDGKLVVTAPADILGTRLTVTGTADLTVTDGKVGLRFDDLTAEGLPNLPLARRLLANYANSISVNLPLPELPFQLTVRKVEPKPDGLLVTADAQNVPINTAG